One Dasypus novemcinctus isolate mDasNov1 chromosome 27, mDasNov1.1.hap2, whole genome shotgun sequence genomic window, GAACACAACTTCTTTGGGCTAATGTCAGTTTGGACTAAAGGCTGTCTTCTCCAACCATTCACAGTGACTGACATTGATGTCCTCCGACCCACAGGCCTAGGTTACCCCAAGGTTCTAAGCCAACTGTGAAAGGCAGGAAGCACCTGTACTGTCAGTTCCTTCCTTCAATGGAGCCTGGATCTTCAACTTACTATAAATAGACCAGTTCTAGTTCCAGGACTAGAACCTGGGTTCCTGTACAGCCCTGCATGTGGATCAGTCAGCAGTCCTTGACTTCCTGCCAAGCACTCGAGTTCCATAGTAGTCTTGAATTTCTGTTCTGAATATAGCCTACTTGACCAGGCCCTCTCCTTTGAAGGCTAAATGCTGGTCCCTGTAACTTTCAGCTAGGGGACAGAGCAACTTAAAACTATACTCCTGATGGCCTTTTTGCTGCCAATACTGCCTGTACTTTTATTACTGCATCATGCCTATTTTTTTAAGATGGACTAGAAAATGTGGGGATTGCCAAGTTCTTTCACATTAAACTTGGCAGCAGTGGACATTTTGAACTTAATTTTGACCCCATGGAAGCAAACAATTCCATGATCCTAAGGATTGATGGAGAGAACTTCATACCCAAAATAACATTCCAGAATCTTCCTAAGATACCCGAAAGAGTCTGAGGATGCCTTCAAACTTTTCAGTTATGGAATTTATAGTCATAACTCTTGAACTTTGTCCTTTATCCTGAGTCAATGACAGTATAAACTAGTTGCCCCACAGGAGCCTACTTCTGAGCCATCTATAGGctgcagttcctaaagaagaagCCCTAAGCAGGGGGAGCCAATTTGGAACAGAATTCATACTAATGCATAAGTGAGAAATAATCCTTAGCCCAAACTCCAAAAGTTCTAGAAATATTACAGAGGAAAATGAACCTGTTGGTTCAGACCCAGCATGGAAAGTTATAGttgaaggtgggggtggggtaagtAGGCTAGGTGATCCTTCTCACGAAAGTTGGAAGGCAAGGAAATCCTGGGAGAGTAGCTTTCCTTAGTTTTGGTACTGACCACTCACAGCCACAGTAGAGAAAGTGTTCAGCAAATCGATGTGGAAATAATCTGAAAGACCTTGGAGAACACCCAATTCAGCAAGCCCTATCTGGTGAAACTTGGGTGTTctaagggttttttgttttttttttagatcagtAGGGTTGAATCTGAACCTGGAGACAGTTACACTCAACCAAACATCTGTTCCTTAGGCCCTTTCTCAAGTGCATTAGCAAGTTTGAGAGACATGTGCTAAGCCTGgatatatattcagaaaacagACACTTGACAGTAACTTATTGAAGCAAATCCCTTTTGATGTTGTAAAAGTTCTTGCAAAGAGAAAAACAGGGGTTACCCTGAACACTAGGACTTTATAGTTAGTAACAAGCACAGAAAGGTAAGCACATAATAGTAGCCAGTTGTGTCTTATTATCTAGAACCTTATCTATAACTATAACCATTACAAATATCCTTATTAGTGGGGAAAAAGGGAATAAagataaaaaactaaaattggtCCTAgcttatttctcccttccttactccctcccatccatccatccatccatccatccatccatccatgaaTCCAAAATTTACTGAGTTTCTACCAGAAATAGATTTGCTATGAAGCTAATGAAACTTAAGTGTCAAGTTCCTCATTTGCAAAGGCATCATCCAAGGCCCCTTCTTTTCCTATTCTAGATAAATCATCTAGCTAATGCCTTTGGTAGttttatattctcttcttttaaaaGGGCTGCCAAAATTGTATAAGTATCAGACGTCCAAAAACCTGAATTTGCCCCAAtttttactatgtgccaagcattatTTCTTCTTAACACTCTCCCCAGTCTCTCCAAAAAGAATCCACTTGTAGGCCAGGCCTATATCAGTTTCTGAATGTGCCTCTGCAGTTGAATTAGTTTTTTCCTCCATTCCATATAGCTTAGCTTGGGCATCTTCACCTACTCTTTTGGTTCTGTTGGTCAGTAACAACATTCTTAACTCACTCCTGCCCTTCCATCCCCAGTATCCTGCCTGTCAGGTCAAACAATGGGGATTCCATTGCCACCTGAAGGAGTGGCACTTTGGCTGAAAGGGATGGCTAAGGGACTTTTCTGGAGACTGTATTTATTGTATACATACTATTCTTAGTTGGATCATGTTTTAGaatggcttttttttcccttctcaagTTGCCCCTTGGCAATTCCACTAAGCTCATACCCTAACTTTCCTTCATTAGGAACTGGGTAATTGTGACAGCAGTTCTTTATTGGCAATCCCATCCAGAAAGTCTTCACAACATGGATTCTCCTTTAAAGCAGCGACCAGTATCAATTTGTGAGCTTCCCCAGGGTGCTCTTGGGAGGAAAGTTTTCTGGATCAGTCTATAGCTATAGTTACTGGTTATTTATCTGATAATGGAGGGAAAGAGCCAGGTTATGAAACAAGtgatctgacccttcctccctgTGACAGGCTGAGAAAAACCATGATGTTACCACAATAAGTAAAGGACTCTGACAAATTTGAGTAACTATCCATTTTAATGACTCTCTGCCTCTTGCTATTCTTGTTTAGAAAAAAGGTTGGACTGAGGATATTTGGGTTTTCTCATTTCATCCATAAATAAGACTAAAAACAAACTGAGGCTCAGACTTAccttaaaggaaataattttgttcTCACAGGAAAGAGTAGAAATTCTTTCCTTACACTTCACAGAGAGGGTTACTGCCAGACCTCTAGTTTGGCTATCTTTATACCTATATATTATAAACATGATCTGTGATGCATTATCTGGAATAAACATTAATAAAACATAGCATTAGTTAGAAGAAATGTTTCACATCAGTATATGTGGAAATTGACCAAGGTTAATTTATACGTTCCCAATCCTGAGCTCTATGATTTGGCCAGTCAGGCAGAGAACATGCATAGTTGGTCAGACATTCTTTGAAACACATTTAAGTGTGTATTATAGCACACATGCAgcagttttttaatattttgaaatctaaatgactgtttttaattttaaatgctaaaaaagaatattatgaacCCATCTGTTGAGGTaaaaattagtattttttaaGAACGCAATTCTGACTGCTTCAACCCTGCCTAAAATTCTGGTATTTGGAATCCATATCTTGAAAGGCACAGTAAACTAATTAATTTTCTAAGACACTTAAGGGTTCTGGTGGAAGACAGACTCATTTGAAatgtttatgtgtttatttttaattgtaaaaatgCTATCAGCATACTCAGCTAAAACCAGAAGGAATTACAGATCCAACTCTATACAGTGCTCACACAGTTAATGCAGTACAACAAAGGGCTTGGTGATTCAAATGTAGGCTTGGGGTGACATGACCCCTAATAATATCTTTATTGTATCCAATTTTCCATCCCAACTGAAAAATTTTCCTACTCTCAAGACTTTTCATCTAATGATTGGGTCTGGTATAGAAAAATGTAGGCAGTAAAATGGAATGGGAAGAAATATCTAATCATTTCTATGTCttcaaatataagaaaaatacctGTACAGTCAGAATCAGGCATATCCTCAAACACAGGTTCGTTTCCTTGATCAAtgaagagaacttggtcattcAAATTTCGTATGATTGAGAATGTAGGTTCAAGCCTGCCAAAGTGATCTGATTCCAGGTCTCCTACAATACACATTaaatctcattaattttttttctaaatctaCAAATAAGTATTCTACATGCTTCAGTTCTGACTAACTCTTAATTAGACTCTTCTGTTACAGAAGCATAAAGATAAAAtagcttattttttaaagtttttttttttaaagaagctttagattacataaatgttacatcagaaatataggggactcccatatacccaaccttatccccctcccacacttttatCCCCCAttaccaacatctttcattagtgtggtacatttgttaaaattgatgaacacatactgaagcactgctactaaccacggtctatagtttccattatggtttacactttgtactgtacgattttataggttttgacaaaatatacaatggcctgtattccTCACTACATTGacgtgcaggacaattccagtgtctccAAAGtatcccatgttacacctattcttccctcttcctctcctcaaaacctctggtggccactgcctttatagcaattgttttttttaactcaCTTCCAAGGGCACATCCGGTTTTTTTTGTTATCAGAACTATTCTACCTCTGaaataataaattcaaatattCTATATTCTGACCACAATCTCCTATGCTTTTAGTTTTCTCATGCTTTTACTCCACCTCTACATATGTTCCTAGATTTCATGGAGTCCTTTGGTTTCCTGTCTTATTTCCTCCCTATTTAACaacctcttcctttctctccttctatcTCTCTGCAGCCTGGACCCCATGGTTTACCACTTTATCTACCCTTTTTCCAGTATCTTAAATCcctaactcatttgtctttccactACCAAGTTCCAAACCTGGCTGTTGAGGGCTGCTGGAGAAAAATTATACAAatgtttttgtgtgatctatgtatctttgtaaaaaaaagataatttaaaaaattatacacgtGTGCAGAGTAATGCCACTATAAATACATCAAATAAGCCTTAATACTTCTTTTGTTTTCCAGTTCAATGCTCTCTTCCACAGGTCATTGCTGCAATCTCAAGTCTTCTTCACTCTCCTCAGGTCTTCTACACCATCACCTGTttacactttcagcaaatgacttcCTGCTTACAAATGTATCTGTGGCATCATCAGATATTTCCTCTACTCCTCTCACCCCAAGGGAAAATATGGATAAGGTACCCTCTTTGTGCCTACCACTAACTTCATCTGTGCTCTGCATGTACCCTTTACTGAGAACTTGTTTTACAAATCATCTTTACTCTTCTATCAAACCAGAAATTCTACTTCCTGGTCTTTATTCTAAAGAAACAACCAGACAAATGTGTAAATATTTCTGTACAACAATGCTTATGGGACTGTTGTTATAATAACAACAAACTGGAAACAATTTAAATGACCATTGATTGGGGATtgactaaataaatttgatattctcttactatggaatactatggggtcactaaaaatttaaaacaattttaattacTAATCATCATGGAAAGATGTCCATATATTTtactaacaaggaaaaagaagCTTAGGTATAGTATCCATTTTAACAAAAATGTAAACATATATTAtgtgtataaatgtatatattgaaAGAAGTATGGAAACATTATATCAAAATGATAGCAATGGTTATTTCTGGATGGtttttatgttttcatatttcaggttatcatctttcattattgcttgaattatttaaataaacacttttttttttaataatcagaaAAGCATTAAGCTTTTTTCATTTTGAGATTTAAAAATCTGCCATCAACCCTACAGCcttgtttctctcctctttctaATAGCTAACCTTCTGGCAAGAACTGTCTGTATCATTTCCTTACCTTCCATTCACTTCTCCACTTATTACAAACTGCCTCTGCTTCAATTTCTCCATCTAACTGCTTTCACCAAGATTATCAAACTCCTTGTTGCTAAATCTAATACATACTTTCTGGCCTTTGATTTTCAAGGCTGCAAAATTCAACACAATGCCCATTAGTCCCATCTTGAAACACTCTCCTGAGATTCTGTGACATAACATTCTCTTGgtgtttcttcttcctctttggtTAATTTGCTTTATCTTCTTAACTTCTTCTATTTGCATCCTTTAAATGTAGTTATTCCTCAGAGGTTAGTCCTTGGCTTTTACTTTTTCACTCTACACATTATCCTTGGATTATCTTTTTTATCTCTATAGTATCAGATGCTATTTCTATGCATAAGCTTGCTGCAATTTTATCTCCAGCCCAAATCTTTGTCCTGAGCTCAGAACCCTATGTCCAACAGTCTAACTGGACATCTCCACTAAGATGTCCCACAGACATCTCAAGATTCAAAAGCAAATTCATCATCTATCTTCCTCTTAACTCTGCATTCCAAACCTGCTCTTCCTTCTGTGTTTCCTATTCCACTGAATGTACAAATTACTCAAATGAAAAATTTAGGCATTAATTTTTGTCTTCTTCTCTATTCCCTTCACATCTAATTCCAAAACATGTCCTACTGattcttccaaatatttctaaaatgcaaTCATAAATCTTCATCCCCACTGTGTATACTTTAATCCACACCATCATTTCCTATAGGGAATACAATAATAGTCTCTAAACTGGTATTCcactcgccccccccccccccccttttttggcTACTTCTTGTCATTCTTTATACAAAtgctagaaagatattttaaaaataaaaatatgataatttTATCTCCGAATTTTACCAAGGCACATGATCACCCAGAATAAAGACTATATTTTTCAGACTTCCTTGCAAGTAGGTGTGGCCATGTGACTAAATTCTAGTCAATGGATGATGAATAGAATTGACGTGAACAGTTTCAGATTGAGCCTTTAAAAGGAATGGGTCTGTCTTTCCCTTATCTCTACTCCTTTTTTGCTAaatgggacatgaacccagggagTATATGATTTTTCAACTATATGAGTGAGTTCAGATACCCAGAGGGATGATGGAGGAACAAGCCAGAAAAAAACTGAGATTCCCAACATCATCAATCTGCCTACCAGCCATACCAGTTCTCAACTGCCTACTTgtacttttacttatttattcttaaaaagatttattttttatttatttctctcccttccctgtcccTGTTGACTCCTCTCCGTGAagattcactgtgtgttcttctgggtccacttgtattctcgtcagcggcaccaagaatttgtgtctctttttgttgcatcatcttgcagtgtcagctctccgtgtgtgcagtgccactcctgggcaggctgcacttttcttgtgtGGGATGGCTCAGTGTGCAGCGCACTCCTtgatgtggggctcccctatgcgggagacaccctgaatggcacggcactccttgcaagcatcagcactgtgcatgggtctgctcaccacacgggtcaggaagccctgggtttgaaccctggaccttccatgtggtaggtggatgctccatcagttgagccaaatcgcTTCTCTGGACTTTTATTTGAGAGAAAACTTTTCTATCTTATTCAATCACTATATTTTTGGATCTTTTTGTTACAACAAACTCATCTATATTCTAACTATTACATATTGGCTTAAAATCCTTAAATGACTCCTCATTACTCCCAAGGTAAGATCCAAAGTCCACAGCTTGTGATAGGAAAAATTTTTGATCTGTACTCTATCACTCCAATTTCTCTCATCATTCTTCTCCTTCTACTCTATGCTCAAGCCATTCTGAATTACCCTTAATTCCTTATATATGACATGATTTCCTTCATATCTTGGCTTTTCCATGTGGTCTTCTCTTTATCCAGAATGTCTTCTCTTGGCTAAGTCCTATTAACTCtacaagtctctctctctctctttttttttttttttttttttttgatggttcATTCCAtggttttcatgtttttctttttaagcaaatttttattgtcttttttaaaaagatatatagatcacacaaaatgtttacattaaaaaatataagaggttcccatataccccattctccaccgtcccccactcctcccacatcaacaacctctttcatcagtgtggcatctACAAGTTTCCTTTATATGACACCTCCTCAAAGTGTCTTCCCAGAACCTGCTGGAATTAATTAGGTGTCCATTCTACGTGCTCCCATAGCATTCTGTGCTGTGCAATACTTACATTACCACAGGCTAACTGCCTTTCTTATGTGCCTGTATCTGCTTGTAGGAACTGTGTTTTGCTCACCATTGTATTCTAGTTCCTGTACCAGTATTTAATGAATTAAATCAATGACGAGTAGGACAATCTTTAAGAAACATAAAggactagaattttaaaaagttgttttattCTATGTCTAGACCAGTAAGGATCAACTTAAGAGTGGGGAACTGTTACTTTTAAGGAAGAGCATaagaaattaatgaactttaATAGTCAGAGGTCTGCTAAAGGACTTTCGGCTAGATATGCATCTGATCCTCACGGAATACAGAAGGACCAGCAGCTAGAGGACTTCATTAAGAATATTTAAAGACTCAACCTCATGGTTCTCCTTACTTCACCCTTCCTTACCTCTATTCTGAGAATTCTCTGCCTCCTGGGAGTCTCCCAGGCTTCTTCTCAAAGTATTTGACTTTGGACAACAATCTTCATTCTTTAGTCCTCTTTTCCTGTACCCTCCAGAGAATCTATGATTCCCTCCTAAGTTGAGGACTTATACTACATAGTCAAGGTCTAGTTTATAGATTCTAAGACTTGGAGAATTTCTTAAGGTGTAGTAAATTTTATTATGTTAGAGgttcttctttttattccttttggtCTCCTTCATTTCGAGGTACTGCCATCTTCCTTTGAGGGAAGATTAGCTTCTTCAATAGAATGGTACCATGGAGACAGTTTTTCCTAGTTGAAAATGGTGATATGGGTGTGTCTATGGGATGCTTGCTCAAGCAGGTACTTACTTTccaaagaaagataaataaatttatacTTTACCATCATTTTcatctaaggggaaaaaaagagaaagaaaatatattaaattttatatttcaactCAGAAACTCACCCTAccgttttttttaaacaactcttTACTGTcattccccattctctaacccttTCTTACCTGTGATGGCCTTTATTAGCCTCCatcaaaaatattatataatcagCTGAAAGAGCCCATAAAATGAAGTTCATTAGACCTAAAGTGTTTTAAAGAAAGTTAGCTATAAGAGCTTAAATCTAGAGTTTTACAAATTTAAATTGGCAGCTAAAAGACAATTTTATGAAGTGGTATATTTTACTCTTAAATATATTGCTTCAAAGGAAAGTCTCCTAAGAACTTTCTAGGAAGTTTTCAAATGAAGCCAAATTTTACATGGGAAGAACTGCCCAGGGACGGTTTTAACAATCAAttgattgattttaaaattttctttgggAAATAGTATTCCCTGAATGTCCCCAGTTTTGTGGGATTTTCATGACATCCTCCTGCTGCTACCTTGTGAGTGGGCTATTGTTTGTTAACTGAGATGCCAGGACATGTGCTGGACAAGGTATTGGGACCTTGGATATGTTATGCTTAGCTTCTAGAGgtgcatttttttccccagagtgTCCTTAATATTATAATTGAGTTTGGTGACAAGAAAGAATCACTTAATAGTTTACCTCACATATTTTCTGGTTGAATACCTTTGTCTGAACCCTGTGTATGGCCTATTGCTTTAGACTTACCTATAAAGTAAAGTGTATTGTCAATAAATTTCATTCCCACGAGGTTGATGCAATCTTCTACTGGTTCAGCAGCCATTTTTATGTCTAATGAAAGCAAAGAGCCGTATGTTAAAAGGCAATGATTATTCCTTTGTCATCTTGTAATACCTTCAAATTCAGAAATCAGTGTATCAACCAGAATGCTGATAAACACTATGGGCACTTGATAAATGCCTAGACTCTTCAGCTTATGAACACCCATGTTCCAAAAGTTCCTTTGCAAACCATCAGATATTTGGAATCGAGAAAGCTTTTTCTCATTAAATAATATCATAAAGGTTGGATAAGGAGCTGACTAATGAACTGAACTATTGTTCTAGGATTCTTTGggggaaatataaatataatatgaatatataaatattgcTGCAGCTGAGGATTCCAGAAACACAGCTAATTCCCTCCCTGTTCCATTTGTCTTACAAACAATGGTCTTGCATGGTGAGAGGCTTAAGGTTTGTGACTTCATTGTCAAAATGCTGAAGGTGAGTTAATGATAAAAATGGTGTTTCTGcctggggtagagggcagggcaggaggaggcagCAGGGCTCTGGCATCTGACTCTGACAGCCCTCGTTCTCCTGAACAGCAGCAGCTTTTGCTCTGGAGTTTGGGTtacactagttttttttttttttacataagtAATACATTCTTGCTGCAAAAACTTAAATAATACAGGACTCAAAAGTGTTAAAAGTTCCTCTTgcccttctcctcttcccctatcctacctgtggcagtttgacattattttatgTTTCCCAAAAATAGAAAGATGTCTGTAGATTAAACTTTTCCTCTGTGTATGATACCtcttgactgcattaaattcactaaaagaactttgattaaattacttgataGGATTgctttagggcaggggttcttaacaaggggtctgtgagcttgaactgaaattcaaaaaaacattcttcttgtggggacatgttggtgtgggtgtgatatatttattaaataatacacagtacagtgtggacttggtaaggggtctgtggttaagaacccctgctttagggttcactgccatgacagatgacccttctttggagctggtgtctctgcgtgatggaaatggactcagaggggatctcttttcacaagacttgcatgctactttattggaattgtagtcggtgctgggtttaagatatatgtaggggatttgaatctctggactgataatatgacacccaggcccaaagtctcaacagacttcagctcctacactttgacttattggacttactccactcagctaacatggagttgaagaaggtcaaccaccacaacatggagcctagagtgtctacaactagaagcgggaagagtgcatccagtacccatgtggaatctaagccctcacttgacataggtgtgcaatggacacaaccaatccaatgtccacagagaaaatgtggaatgggtgtgggaacggtagccatgggggctgctgggtgtggggaacgggaggaagagatgagatgtggaggcattttcgggacgtggagttgtcctggatagtgcttcacggacaattacgggacactgtagatccccccagggcccactggatggaacgtgagagagtctgggctatgatgtggaccattgactatggggtgcagtgatgctcagagatgaacttaccaggtgcaatggatgtatcacgatgatgggagagagtgttgctgtggggggagtggggggcgggggcggtggggttgaatgggacctcatatatattttttttaatgtaatttaaaaaataataaataaatattaaaaaaaaaaaaaaaaaaaaaaagaacccctgctttagggctttagggcttttgattgggctagtcagtaaggcataactctgcctccttgctgggtctgtaataaatggaaacacagagaaagactgcTGAGACAgacaagaagagagagctctgtcatatttgatcctgccatgcgatgaaaaggagaaggctcaaatagctgaggccctgaggaaagatgagccatttgcctgatagcttacagctgaatttgGAAGAGAGCAGACTAgttgagactgatacaggaagccctaagACATAAGACTAtgacagcttgcagctgaaatcggAAAGAAAGCATGGAGCATGagagaggaagctggagggacagagaaacctgggcagagatcggcagccattttgcttgATCACATGGCAAtacgccaggatcaacagtagttgACATTGGTAAGAAAAcctctctgatggtgccttgatatgGACTTTTCTTGGCCttaaactgtaagtttttaccttccctcccctccaataaatcccctttataaaaaccaatagatttctggtactttgtatcagcagtcTTTTAGCAAACTGATACCACCCCACACCAATATGATGAACTTTGTCTAGGCAGTAGAGATTCTAAACCTGGGAAGTCTGAATTTGGATGggggaaaaattatattttttttcattttcaccaacttctaactgaaatttagtattgatgtgggctatgggtgggaggctgttgtctcttcgtagataacctaagctgactgtgtcctgacttgtgggtgtgggatggtaaaaggctgcagtcctgcccttagtgaccatggcaacgactccagtcccgggaaacagtttaacaatgcaaactctataaactttaaatagtcagggaaaatgcaaaccaaatatgctaaaagcttatctagaatgtataaattccatgctaaaagcttacccaggatatggaagatatatgtgaattcaagcctactgagcattgaaacaaaagaacaatttggcccttcctgtctgtataaaaggaactcaaaattcttgttcagggcttgggtttgaaaggGGAAACTCCCAAGTccagctggctgtcaataaattatttttcgttctccaaatcattcctgagtcctggcctttctatacgcaaataattgaacctctctcgacttctacaacagtATTCCTTCCGTTATGAGTGTAAGAAATAAACCATAGTATTGTTAACAGTATCTGTGACTGTGTCACTAATAGACGTACatattttctcattgtcttgCAATTATTGCAGATATCTTGAAATATCTGCATTACTTATTACTACTTTGAAATTACAGAACTTATGAATCCTACCAGTGGATcttatttaatgtgttaataaAGATACacatattgggaaacggactttggcccagtggttagggcatccgtctaccatatgggaggtccgaggttcaaaccccgggcctccttgacccatgtggagctggccatgcgcagtgctgatgcgcgcaaggagtgccttgccacgcaagggtgtcccccgcgtgggggagccccacgcgcaaggagtgcgcccgtgaggaa contains:
- the IL18 gene encoding interleukin-18, yielding MAAEPVEDCINLVGMKFIDNTLYFIDENDGDLESDHFGRLEPTFSIIRNLNDQVLFIDQGNEPVFEDMPDSDCTDNASQIMFIIYRYKDSQTRGLAVTLSVKCKERISTLSCENKIISFKEINPPENINNTRSDMVFFMRSVPGHDRKILFESSLYPRYYLACKKDADLFKLTLKENGQDGDKSVMFTVENQ